ATAAACACCGATGAACTCAACTGACCTATGAGATGAACGAGGTTTTTGATGTCGTCTCTGCTTCGTCGCCGACGTCCAGCACCTGTCGGAGCCCCACGGTGTTGCTGCTGCTGTTCTCTCTGCTCGCCGCCGCAGCCACCCCAAATCACACTTTATATTCCTTTGTATTCCTTTGTATACCAAATCAAAACCATAATATGCTCAACTATCCTAAACACCCTTTATATTCCTTTGTATACCAAATCAAAACCATAATATGCAAATCAGGGGTAACCAACAGCAGTTAGACATTTACACCAAACAATTAATATCAGCGGACCGCAAAATGCAAGATTTCAAGGATACATACCTGTTCCTCGGTCTCTCGTCATCACCGTCCCACCGTCGTCATATATCAGCATATCCATCATCAGCGGGGCCCAGCGGGGTCTGTCGAGGGTTCGTCGGAGCGAAAATCGTCGCCGGCCGTCGTGTGTGGCAGCTTGGCCGCTGCAAAAAGCCCACAGTCGGCGCTGAGTACCGTCAACAACAGCAACACGGTCATCATTGGCCATCGGAACTACTCGTCGGAGCTCGGACCCAGAGAGAGTGAACGTGTTGGCAGGTATTCACCGGAAGGAGGGG
The Helianthus annuus cultivar XRQ/B chromosome 6, HanXRQr2.0-SUNRISE, whole genome shotgun sequence genome window above contains:
- the LOC118479819 gene encoding uncharacterized protein LOC118479819, producing the protein MANDDRVAVVDGTQRRLWAFCSGQAATHDGRRRFSLRRTLDRPRWAPLMMDMLIYDDGGTVMTRDRGTGIQRNIKCDLGWLRRRAERTAAATPWGSDRCWTSATKQRRHQKPRSSHRSVEFIGVYFEFM